The following proteins are encoded in a genomic region of Acidobacteriota bacterium:
- a CDS encoding WG repeat-containing protein — translation MIQLSIKAMFFLALLLESFSVVAQPTRFPVYKPGKAGFINRQGKIVIPLQFDVAGDFSEGLARVEINNKWGYVDEKGNMVIPPQFSKARDFSEGLARVQVGGDEYGFYGKWGFIDKTGKFVIEPQYGELRGIAENFEGFREGLALVEIDYKKGFIDKTGKMVIEPFFAYGYHFTEGLSCSSSGLDAKYGCIDKTGRYVIPAIFDDLSAFSEGWADGKINGKCGYIDKTGKTVLIPKFKNDAKGDCSIVSGSFSEGLSRWRVGSKFGYINKKGRLVIPARYKYTDHFSEGLAWVEDNGKIGFIDKQGRMVIKPRRLHSVESFAGGLAYVVTNDGRHGYIDRTGKYIWQPQKQSKP, via the coding sequence ATGATTCAATTATCAATAAAAGCAATGTTTTTTCTAGCTCTGCTTTTGGAATCCTTTTCCGTCGTAGCTCAGCCGACCCGATTCCCAGTGTACAAGCCGGGCAAGGCGGGTTTCATAAATAGACAGGGCAAAATTGTGATTCCGTTGCAATTTGACGTCGCCGGGGATTTTTCGGAGGGTCTTGCGCGCGTAGAGATCAATAACAAGTGGGGCTATGTCGATGAGAAGGGAAATATGGTTATTCCTCCGCAATTCAGCAAAGCGAGAGATTTTTCAGAGGGGCTAGCTCGGGTTCAGGTCGGCGGAGACGAATATGGGTTTTACGGTAAGTGGGGATTCATCGACAAAACTGGCAAATTCGTAATTGAACCACAGTATGGAGAACTGCGAGGCATTGCGGAAAATTTCGAGGGCTTTCGCGAAGGGCTGGCTCTCGTTGAGATCGATTACAAGAAAGGATTTATAGACAAAACGGGAAAGATGGTGATTGAACCCTTCTTTGCCTATGGTTACCACTTCACCGAAGGGCTTTCGTGTTCCAGTTCCGGACTCGATGCGAAATATGGGTGTATCGACAAAACTGGGCGATATGTCATTCCAGCAATTTTCGACGATCTAAGTGCATTCTCTGAAGGGTGGGCGGATGGAAAAATAAATGGTAAATGCGGCTATATAGACAAGACTGGAAAGACAGTTTTAATTCCAAAGTTCAAGAATGACGCAAAAGGAGATTGTTCCATCGTTTCTGGAAGCTTTTCAGAAGGTCTGTCACGTTGGCGGGTCGGATCAAAATTCGGTTACATCAATAAGAAAGGAAGGCTAGTCATTCCTGCTAGGTATAAGTATACGGACCATTTCTCCGAAGGCCTTGCATGGGTGGAGGACAACGGAAAAATCGGTTTTATAGATAAGCAAGGAAGGATGGTTATCAAGCCTCGACGTCTTCATTCCGTGGAAAGCTTTGCTGGTGGACTAGCATATGTCGTCACGAACGATGGAAGGCACGGATATATCGATCGTACCGGAAAGTATATTTGGCAACCTCAGAAGCAGAGCAAGCCATAG
- a CDS encoding SRPBCC domain-containing protein produces MEMDFIVNKETKTVTITKEFNAELSLVWNAYTNAELLDQWWAPKPFASRTKVMDFAVGGKRFYAMVSPEGVERWVLQKYTSITPKTNFKLFNTFADADENVELPGSDWDLNFSEQDGKTTVHVSIYNKSLERLERMIEFGFVEGTKAQLQNLEELLVTLKES; encoded by the coding sequence ATGGAAATGGATTTTATAGTCAACAAAGAAACGAAAACGGTCACGATAACCAAAGAGTTTAATGCCGAGCTGTCGCTCGTCTGGAACGCATATACAAACGCGGAACTGCTCGACCAGTGGTGGGCCCCGAAACCTTTCGCATCACGAACAAAGGTCATGGACTTTGCCGTTGGCGGCAAGAGATTTTACGCAATGGTAAGCCCCGAAGGCGTCGAGCGTTGGGTCTTGCAGAAATATACTTCGATCACGCCTAAGACGAATTTCAAGCTCTTCAATACATTCGCCGACGCCGACGAGAATGTGGAATTACCGGGCTCCGATTGGGACCTGAATTTCAGCGAACAAGACGGAAAGACGACGGTTCACGTTTCTATCTACAACAAATCGCTCGAACGGCTTGAGCGCATGATCGAATTCGGCTTTGTCGAAGGAACAAAAGCGCAGCTGCAAAATCTGGAAGAACTGCTCGTAACATTGAAGGAGAGCTAA
- a CDS encoding DUF1801 domain-containing protein: MAEIKTKPTTASVEDFLNAIPDEQKRKDSFVIMEMMKQASGEDPVLWSSSIVGFGIKRYKSPKTGREVDWLRIGFSPRKANLSLYISVGIKEHAAALEKLGKHKTGVGCLYINKLADIDIDVLKGMIESSVKAGS, encoded by the coding sequence CTGGCTGAAATAAAGACAAAACCGACGACGGCGAGCGTCGAGGATTTTCTCAATGCAATTCCCGACGAACAAAAGCGCAAAGACAGCTTCGTGATCATGGAAATGATGAAACAGGCATCGGGCGAAGATCCTGTTTTATGGAGCAGTTCGATCGTCGGTTTTGGAATTAAACGATATAAGAGTCCCAAGACCGGCCGCGAGGTCGACTGGCTTCGGATCGGTTTCTCTCCGCGTAAAGCAAATCTTTCTCTTTACATCAGTGTCGGCATCAAAGAACATGCTGCCGCACTCGAAAAACTAGGCAAACACAAGACGGGCGTCGGCTGCCTCTATATCAATAAGCTCGCGGATATTGATATCGATGTTCTTAAAGGTATGATCGAATCGTCCGTCAAAGCCGGTTCCTGA
- a CDS encoding DUF1801 domain-containing protein: protein MDVQEHIKQFIAGHPEPKRSEIEQLHQLISRVDPGCKLWFLDGKNAEGKVVSNPDIGYGSRDHKYADGTIREFYQIGLSPNKTGISVYILGIEDKKYLAETYGKDLGKATVTGYCIRFKTLKDINTDVLERAIRFGFENRDKKAR, encoded by the coding sequence ATGGACGTACAAGAACACATCAAACAGTTTATTGCGGGTCACCCGGAACCAAAACGCAGTGAGATCGAGCAGTTGCATCAACTCATTTCGCGAGTAGATCCGGGATGTAAATTGTGGTTTCTCGATGGCAAGAACGCCGAAGGCAAGGTCGTTTCTAATCCGGACATCGGGTACGGGTCTCGCGACCACAAATACGCCGACGGGACGATCCGCGAGTTCTATCAGATCGGCCTGAGCCCAAACAAAACCGGGATCTCCGTCTATATCCTCGGCATCGAAGACAAGAAATACCTGGCCGAAACATACGGCAAAGACCTAGGCAAAGCGACCGTGACCGGGTATTGCATCCGATTCAAAACTCTAAAAGATATAAACACCGATGTTCTCGAAAGGGCAATACGATTTGGGTTTGAGAATAGGGATAAAAAGGCGAGGTGA
- a CDS encoding DUF4256 domain-containing protein: MKTNRNELLPADREELLSELKTRFEKNMDRHKGLEWAKVQAKLESDTAKLWSLSEMERTGGEPDVVGYDKATGEFIFCDCSPESPKGRRSLCYDRAAWESRKEHKPESSSLERAAEMGIKLLNEKEYIELQKLGRFDTKTSSWIETPSDIRELGGAIFGDWRYGRVFIYHNGAESYYAARGFRGSLRV, translated from the coding sequence ATGAAGACCAATAGAAACGAGCTGTTACCCGCCGACCGCGAAGAGCTGCTCAGCGAACTAAAAACGCGCTTCGAAAAAAACATGGACCGCCACAAAGGCCTTGAATGGGCAAAAGTGCAGGCGAAGTTGGAATCCGACACCGCAAAACTATGGTCGCTAAGTGAGATGGAACGGACCGGCGGCGAACCGGACGTAGTCGGTTATGACAAAGCAACGGGCGAGTTTATCTTCTGCGATTGCTCACCGGAAAGCCCCAAAGGCCGCCGGAGTCTGTGTTACGATCGCGCCGCCTGGGAATCGCGCAAAGAACATAAACCCGAAAGCAGCTCACTCGAAAGGGCCGCCGAAATGGGCATTAAGCTCTTAAACGAAAAAGAATACATAGAGCTGCAAAAGCTGGGACGTTTCGATACCAAAACCTCCAGTTGGATCGAAACGCCATCGGACATCCGCGAGCTCGGCGGAGCGATCTTCGGCGACTGGCGTTACGGACGCGTTTTCATCTATCATAACGGCGCTGAATCTTATTACGCGGCACGCGGATTTCGCGGCTCACTGAGGGTGTAA
- a CDS encoding DoxX family protein, which produces MTKAHKIIYWIATIWLALGMTSSAVVQLMRIPEGVENVARLGYPSYLLTILGIWKILGVLAILAPKLPLVKEWAYAGFFFVTTGALVSHVTMGDPFGEIFPSVLLMILTVVSWYFRPAGRKLV; this is translated from the coding sequence ATGACAAAAGCACATAAGATCATCTATTGGATCGCGACGATCTGGCTCGCGTTGGGAATGACATCGAGTGCGGTCGTGCAGTTGATGAGAATTCCCGAAGGTGTCGAGAACGTCGCCCGCTTGGGATATCCGTCGTACCTTCTTACGATTCTCGGCATCTGGAAGATATTGGGCGTTTTAGCGATACTTGCTCCAAAATTACCTCTTGTAAAGGAATGGGCGTATGCGGGGTTTTTCTTCGTCACGACCGGAGCTCTCGTTTCGCACGTCACGATGGGCGATCCGTTTGGCGAGATCTTTCCGTCGGTGCTGTTGATGATTCTGACCGTGGTTTCGTGGTATTTTAGGCCAGCGGGCAGAAAGCTTGTGTGA
- a CDS encoding SRPBCC domain-containing protein, giving the protein MDPKSEKNGVIHTERLFSASPRAIFAAFEQPDKLARWWGPAGFTNTFELCEFKPDGRWIFVMHGPDGRDYHNESVFREIDPERRIVIEHVVLPRYNLTITLTEHDGGTRLDWRQEFENAAFVTSMRSFLENANIENLDRLEAVLASEG; this is encoded by the coding sequence ATGGATCCCAAATCAGAAAAGAATGGTGTCATTCACACGGAGCGTTTATTTTCAGCAAGTCCGCGAGCGATCTTCGCGGCTTTTGAGCAGCCCGACAAACTTGCCCGGTGGTGGGGGCCGGCCGGTTTTACCAATACGTTCGAGCTGTGCGAGTTCAAGCCCGACGGGCGTTGGATCTTCGTGATGCACGGCCCGGACGGCCGTGATTACCACAACGAAAGCGTCTTCCGCGAGATCGATCCCGAAAGAAGGATCGTGATCGAGCACGTTGTATTGCCGCGATACAACCTGACGATCACGCTCACCGAGCATGACGGCGGAACTCGACTAGACTGGCGACAGGAATTTGAGAACGCCGCGTTCGTAACGAGTATGCGTTCTTTTCTCGAAAATGCCAACATTGAAAATCTCGACCGGCTCGAGGCCGTCCTCGCGAGCGAAGGTTAA
- a CDS encoding dihydrofolate reductase family protein encodes MRKIIAAEFMTIDGVIQSSPEDGFKYEGWFFGYTDEEAGTVIQRRLGKEVDLLLGRKTFDMWEPYWPTHSHFWPHVMTATKYVASNTRTSSDWQPTVFLGGDLAEKVRELKQTDGPDLYVFGSADLLQTLFKNDLVDELELMIMPITLGEGKRLFQDGTIPASFKVTESLISPNGNICITYERDGDVKTGAPQIKED; translated from the coding sequence ATGAGAAAGATAATTGCAGCAGAATTCATGACGATCGATGGTGTCATACAGTCGAGCCCGGAGGACGGGTTTAAGTATGAAGGGTGGTTTTTCGGATATACGGACGAGGAAGCCGGGACCGTGATACAGAGGCGGCTGGGAAAAGAGGTCGATCTGCTGTTGGGGCGGAAGACGTTTGACATGTGGGAGCCGTATTGGCCGACGCACTCGCATTTCTGGCCGCATGTGATGACCGCGACGAAGTACGTCGCCTCGAACACGCGCACGTCGAGCGATTGGCAGCCGACGGTCTTTTTGGGCGGCGACCTCGCGGAAAAGGTACGCGAACTCAAACAAACAGACGGGCCCGATCTGTACGTATTCGGAAGTGCAGACCTGCTTCAGACGCTTTTCAAAAACGACCTGGTCGATGAGTTGGAGCTAATGATAATGCCGATCACGCTCGGCGAGGGAAAACGCCTCTTCCAGGACGGCACGATCCCAGCGTCCTTCAAGGTAACCGAAAGCCTGATCTCGCCAAACGGCAACATCTGCATCACATACGAACGCGACGGCGACGTAAAAACCGGGGCTCCCCAGATAAAGGAAGATTAA
- a CDS encoding alpha/beta hydrolase, which translates to MLLSGVVLGQQKPTTGYAPVNGLKMYYEIHGSGEPVVLLHGAFMAISGDWNDWIGELAKTRKVIAVEMQGHGRTADIKRDITFENISDDVSELLEHLKIGRADIIGYSLGGGVAIQCAIRHPEKVRKVVSISAVFRRDGWVKEGVDALAGLTAEVVKGSPMEAEYKKLSPTPNEFPQFVGRIAAMASKPYDFGAGLLKATKAPFFYIHGDADGVRFEHIAELYRLKGGGNIHGDMRPRAESRLAILPNTTHVTLMDRMTTIVPMINDFLNAKPEKQ; encoded by the coding sequence ATGCTTTTGTCCGGTGTTGTATTAGGGCAGCAGAAACCAACTACGGGCTACGCGCCAGTTAACGGACTCAAGATGTATTACGAGATCCACGGCAGCGGTGAGCCTGTGGTGCTGCTGCATGGGGCGTTCATGGCGATCTCGGGTGACTGGAATGATTGGATCGGCGAACTCGCCAAAACGCGGAAAGTGATCGCCGTCGAAATGCAGGGCCACGGGCGCACGGCCGACATCAAACGCGACATTACTTTCGAAAACATATCCGACGATGTCTCCGAGTTGCTCGAGCATCTCAAGATCGGGCGGGCGGACATCATCGGTTACAGCTTGGGCGGGGGCGTCGCGATTCAGTGTGCGATCCGCCATCCGGAAAAAGTGCGCAAGGTTGTCAGCATTTCTGCCGTGTTCCGCCGCGACGGCTGGGTCAAAGAAGGCGTCGATGCGCTCGCGGGACTCACGGCCGAAGTCGTCAAGGGATCGCCTATGGAGGCCGAGTACAAGAAACTGAGCCCGACGCCGAACGAATTTCCGCAATTCGTGGGGCGCATCGCCGCGATGGCTTCGAAACCATACGACTTTGGAGCAGGCCTTCTCAAGGCGACCAAAGCCCCGTTTTTCTACATCCACGGCGACGCCGACGGCGTACGGTTCGAACACATCGCCGAACTGTACCGCCTCAAAGGCGGCGGCAATATCCATGGCGACATGCGGCCGCGTGCCGAATCAAGACTCGCCATATTACCCAACACAACCCATGTCACCCTAATGGACCGGATGACGACGATCGTCCCAATGATCAACGACTTTCTCAATGCGAAACCCGAAAAGCAATAG